The following nucleotide sequence is from Mytilus edulis chromosome 13, xbMytEdul2.2, whole genome shotgun sequence.
CCCTATTACAATCTAACAGTTACTTGTTTctatttttgccattttttagattaagaaaaaaaaaacaatgtacgATACGTAGTAAAGTTTAAGTTATGTGACATCTTCGGACGTCACATAGTTCTATTGcaaattaaaaatgtcttgtttaaaaaaataaaagattttgcaTTTTCCCAGCTTCATGTCAATGTGCGTGTCCCATATTAGGAACCGTGTCAGTGATTATCTGTTTacatgtgtttgtttgtttgaagaATTAGGAATTGACATGATTGATGCATACATTCTTTTTTTACTGTATAAATACCTGATTAAGCGAGGATTTATATAACCAACCGGGGCTGTAAAAAGAAAAGCCAATGTTAAGCCAAATTTAGCTAAGATCAACTTAAcctggttttttttcttaattcatcaACAGGGTTTTTAAAAGATAGACATTTGGTATTAAAATCATGTCAGTATATACACCCAAGCACTGCCGTACCAGTTATTACTACATGAACTAAACTAAACTGTGCCGATTAAAAAAGTTTCtttcgaagcgcttttctagacTACATTTACCTCCACTATGCAGGAACAGCCAAAATTAAAATCTAATTATTTATTGTATGTTGTATATGCAATACATTTGTAGTTGTTTCTCTTTGTTTATATAATGTAATGTCTGTAAACTATGTGAATAtagatatttgatatttaaaaactatttatgaCAAATATTCCATGTAAAGGTCTTGTAAGATACGGAGAAAATACCAAGAAATAATAAACAATCTTTATGATATAATAACGTACCAGGAATTATTTCCCGATGTTTACTGTAAACATTCAATGTAGATAGTGTAATGATAGtttaaaacatttacttttaaaaactttCTTGCTGTCGTAGCAAAAACAATTAATTCAGATGTTTAcatgtaaaatttgtttaaatcacATTatggtatatatgttacagtgaataggtgaaattaggaattacatgtaatcactAAAATGTAgggattacatgtaattcctgatgcacttagtaaatacaagtaattcctgaaactgcccagttattaccagtaattactaattttttttgaaaatgttttatttctgtgATACGTTATTTAACATATGCTGAGCACTTGCTATGCAAAGatcttttttaaaaacatatattaaactGTGTCAATTAACTGAATTCAATTGAAGCGATCTTTAGTTGTTTAGCAagcaaattttgtttttaaaacgcAAAAACTAACACGAACGATGATAAATCTTAAGACAAAAAGGAGAATAACTTAAAAATTGCCAGAATCTGTATAGGGATTGCAGCTATCTAAGAAGTAACCTATACTTATATCCTAAAATATCTGCAATTGGTTAAAACATTGTGAGCCaatactccgtgttgaaggtcgtacattgacctttaatggcATGGGcgtatccagccattttaaaaagggggttccacaCCCCAGGACAAAGAGGGGATGAATTTCATCTATAtatcctcattcaaatgcattgatcgtccaaaaaagggggtttccaACCCCTGAAACCCTTcccctgaatccgccactgaatgggttatttttacaaattgtggctTTGAGGGAGAGTTCtgtcattggtactcataccacatcttcttgtatctataaacactctttaataaaaaaaaaaacacccattaTCATTTCAGTACATTATAACTTTCATGTAGTTTTtagtcacaggcacttgtctcagaaatttgttttcctatatataccttaatataacattaaggtatatagggaaaacAATTTCTGAGACAAATGCCTGTGTTTTAGCAGTGTTATTTTATTTGAGAGACGTTATTTCTTTTGGCAGTTTCAGTTTGGAGCCTATCttaaaaataccgaacttaaTGGATATTTAGTGTCGTAAAGTCCTCTAACTTTTACCGTCAACTGGTAaattcaaaagctgaaacacattaaatgaatagAAAACAAACAGTAataatcctgacttggaacatgtAATAAATTTCCCTGTGTAGACAATGGTGGCGTTTATAATTCCTAGGTAGTAGGTGCTACAAGTAGCGCAGTATCTGCTAACCCACCAGCAGTACCTAGGGTCAACCACATAATGCAGTGTGGTTCATTTTCACAAGTCTTTAGTTATATGTATCtttgatattgatattttatagcgtGTCTTTCTCTGTTGTGATTGTGtcgaataaaaatgaaaatggaaatgCGAAatctgacaaagagacaacaaccctaccaaagagtaAAAAACAGGTGCTGGTCACTAATGGGTCGGCGTATTTATACCAGTAACTTTTACAGAATTCGAGAACAATGATATCATCGGCATACATGAATAAAGACAATTCCTGTACTGCAAAGGGGGATTTGCCATTGCTTAAAAATTCCATTTCAAAATCATTCACATACAATGAAAATcctattttatattttgtctctCTTTAAGAAATATTGAAGTGATCAAGAATTCCTAATGaagttaatccagaaaagcgcttcggacgtttaaaatttataaagtgaaaaaatattAGGGTTCTTGAATTAtgtcaaaaatattaaaacaaaaatatcaagttagtaaatagctgtaaaaatgacaagaAAAATCAGTGATTACCTGTAATCACTGAATCAatcagtaaatacatgtaattactaaattgactagtaattacaggtatttactgaattgtttagtagttacatgtaattcctaatttcatctatttactgtaacatatacatatacatgatatatttacaAGACAGTTTGGAAATACTCAATagcattatatatattatgtcttgTCTCTTATATAAATCTGACTGTCTTCGTTTTGCCATCGTTCTAAAGTGTACAAAAGGTAGCCGTAAAGCGTGCGTTCAACATCCGGACATTTGATATAATCGTCATGTACACACCATTTATGTTTGCATTCTGGAAGTGATTGATACTTTTGTTTAATGAACCTTACACACGGAATCATACCTAATAGTATTTTCCGCCTATTTTCTTCTTCGTATAATAAAAGAGGATCATTTACAGACTTCAGAACTAAAACTAAACAAGCCATTATTTCAGTCTTTGTGGGAAAAGTtacattcaaatcacaattttcgAGAGCACACTGCAGCGATGTTACGTCTATTGAACTATCGGAGAAATAAAACGTATTTGCTATATAATCGCAAACAGCATTTAGTTTAGTATCCAAATCAAAATGTAGACTATTTTCTGTACTTATACTACTATTCTCACTTTCACATTCAATATCACTAATACTCATCTGTGAATTGTCGTCATCTGAGACGGGAGTTCTGGGAGGATATGTAGTCTTTATTACTGAATGTACGGCTGACAAGCGACGTTTTATAGTATAATCaaatttgttataaacattgaGACGTTTACGTACTACCATCCATGCAATTATGCCTGCCAAGCAGTCCTCTTTAGATACAAGCATGCACAAACCTTTCTCTCGATCTAAAACtcttttacatttaaaacgtCGGTGTCCCTCATGCTTAATGACAGAAACAGTCAATTCGTTCCAATAAGGAATTGTTGTCAACACCTCGTCTTCAATTATTATTTCAACAAGATATTTAACTTTCTTCCCATTGTAATTCTCATAACAAGATAAACAGTAAAGTTTATTTTTGTCTTGATATAAAGGAGCATTTCGAGTATAGATATCCATTTTAGGAAAAGTCTCGTATCGCGCAGTTGTTATTAGAAGTCTTGCAACAGAATAAAAATCCATGTCTATTACTTCAATGAAATAGATATTCCAGTTCGAAACCTCGTTCATCATATATTTGGCGTCAACCATAAATTTGACACTTCCATGTGAGGACTGATCGTTAAaagtatttttgttgaaattttcattttcgGAACCGTCGCAGTAAAAACACACAGCATTAATATCTTTTGATTCAAGGACAGAAAactctttatatgtttttgcttctAATTTTTCATTTCTAAAGCACTTCAGTGATGTATCGAGATGCAAAACAGTTGCTAAGTTACCGCATTCCATATACTGTTGTTCTCCTGGTAAATCTGTTAGATTGCTCAGCTTTCCATTATGTGGTCTCCATATACTATGGAAACCAGTTCTTAGTAACTCTTTTGTCGATGTCattctaaaatatataattttgatagATTGCACTGTCTGTTGAAAAGTTAAGCAAAATGggaataaactcgtcatagatagataccaggattatttttttaagtttatatCAGCATACAAACTATATTGTATTATGATTATGGTTGTCTCTTGATACCCTATCATGAGGTCCCATGGTACCGCCGTAAGTGCAGGGGTTGGGATAGTGGCAACGGTGCTCAGGCAGTGACATCATTTCGTTTGTTATCGTGGGGATCAATAGCCAACCAGCAGTGTTATCGTCCAATTTATAACACATGTATAATACGCGGTTTTAGTCGAAGATGTTAAGACGGTACCCCTTAATCCGCTTTTGGTTTCGATTTCTTTCACCAATGGCGCATAAGACTGAGTCTACATAATTTAGGACTGAACGCTTTAATAATTGTTTGTACGCGGATGTATGATCATAATTTGATGTGCTTACGTCATACCAATACTATAGTGTCTACTACAAAACTATATATGGTGCTATTTTCTATTACGTTAGTCTCACTCTATTTTcgttttatttcttaaaaactgTGTGgttcttttgttttaataaaatatatctgTGAAAAGCAGTAATAGAATATGAGTGTATATTTCAATTCGCGATCTTTCATACAGCGAACTGTTTGTAGCTTCCACTAACATATTTaatttctatatacatgtaaatgtcgaattaatatttaatacatgtatgcataatcTCATTAAACATAAACCTTCTTTACTTTAATTCATATGTTTATATAAAGTAATATACCATTTAATCTTACCTGATAAACTGCATGTGCGTTCCCTTAATTTACACCTATATAGATACTAGTTTGAATACACATTATCATGTGCTTTCAACCGTTTATGCTGAATATATACCCGTATCAAATCgactttcaaatatatatatggacTTTTTTCTTTACCAAAGCACTGAAATGTGGAATATTCTTTGTCATTATATTAAGATATATTTAAAGGGCAAAACTATTAAATTTTATGATCTTTAAATTATGTAACGTTtctttatacatacatgtacatgatgcaATTTACATACAATCAATCACTatttaaaaaacgagaaaaatCTATTATTACGTTGAAAATTCACATAACTTGTGACTATgaatcagttgtattttaaacGTAAAGATAACGGTTGTAAGATTACTCAAGGCATATAATTTCCTATTTCATCATAACAGTTTTAggattgaacatgttgaatctatttatacttttatgtcttctgaaaacttttaaatggttatatattattatatagtcagttatatatataattgtttatttcactTGATTTTACTCAGAGGTAAACAAAAAAGGAggtggggagggggggggggggataaaccTTTCGAATTTTAATGGTACAAGATTTCCACATCTAGTAGTTAGCACCAATTTTCAATATACTAGTAATCAAAACGCCATTCAACCTTTAGTTCCACATTTCGGCAGTTGGATTAAAACCAGCCCCCACTATCCACTAGCGTTTGTACAAGCTGTGATGATGTAGCTTTCTTAAAGTACACATATGGAGTTATAGCTTTTTAACAGTACACATATGTATATGTGATGCTGTATAGCTACATAGGATCTCGGTTTTGCAATAAAGTAGATAATATACTAGATCCGGCCTTTCAACGCTTACAAGAACAACATGTGATCTGTTTTATTCAGATGTAATGTGATCAACCAATTTTGGATAAACCTTAGATGAATcatttttaaaatgtgaaaagaCAAATCCGCCATATATATTGACGTGCCCATCGGAATGCTTTTCATCTATCCAAGCTAAATTAATAAATCTCTATCGCTGTACAATTTTAGGaaattgtttgatttattttttagaactAAATTCTAGTGTTCTTATATTACCTGAAATTACTGAATTATTTccaaaagaaatcaataaaataagaatACGGGTGCACCTTTAAAAATCTGTCAATAATACCGTACtgacaaatatataatttattaataaaacaagaGTGTGTATAGATATCTATCATCCATTGTAATTTTTGCAGGGATATTTTAACAAAGTTCGCGTCATATCAATTATAGATTTTATTATTGTGCTTTACATCCAAGCTCGTTTCAAAAAGATATATACCCAGACTCGCATAAAAACGATTACCCCCCCTTtccaaacacacacacaaaaaaaaaaaaaaaaaaaaaaaaaacaacagctcAACCTTTCCCATTTTGTGTCAGCAAAACTTGAGGAGGTTGAAATATCTActgttattacattggttgcaataaattacattgatttcccagttagataaaaaccgataatttcacatgtgaaataaacgtggttatttcactctctgacgtcattcaacaataggcgttgtcaagacgtcgataacgtcggatcaaaacaaattgtgaatgcgtaggaaaaacatatagttccttacattttctacattaatttcataaaaaaaaaaagccattagccaatgtaataaaaagtataactaatcgccttatttaaatatcaaaaataagacaacttgtgaccgaacgccgctatggattaaactcgtgctgcgcactcgtttaatccatgcgtcgttcggtcacgcgttgtcttatttttgatattcaaatacggcgattagttatactataaatactGAATATAGCAGAATATTGTTTGTTCATAAATATAccgaaaaatataaaacataaaaatacttctaatattataaaactaaaaatactttaaacattAAAACTTACCTTATATATTGACCAGgttaaatgaattatgtgttatctaaagtattttatttattaatctcTTTCGTAGGTCACATACTTTAAAGTTTATATTCGTTtatgtatattaaaataaaaaatcaattgtttaagGAAAACGTGAAGCTCTTTGTAGCTTTGAAGTTATcacattttcttaatttatttagATGGACACGTTCAAATT
It contains:
- the LOC139501374 gene encoding uncharacterized protein, with the protein product MQFIRMTSTKELLRTGFHSIWRPHNGKLSNLTDLPGEQQYMECGNLATVLHLDTSLKCFRNEKLEAKTYKEFSVLESKDINAVCFYCDGSENENFNKNTFNDQSSHGSVKFMVDAKYMMNEVSNWNIYFIEVIDMDFYSVARLLITTARYETFPKMDIYTRNAPLYQDKNKLYCLSCYENYNGKKVKYLVEIIIEDEVLTTIPYWNELTVSVIKHEGHRRFKCKRVLDREKGLCMLVSKEDCLAGIIAWMVVRKRLNVYNKFDYTIKRRLSAVHSVIKTTYPPRTPVSDDDNSQMSISDIECESENSSISTENSLHFDLDTKLNAVCDYIANTFYFSDSSIDVTSLQCALENCDLNVTFPTKTEIMACLVLVLKSVNDPLLLYEEENRRKILLGMIPCVRFIKQKYQSLPECKHKWCVHDDYIKCPDVERTLYGYLLYTLERWQNEDSQIYIRDKT